From Vibrio fortis, a single genomic window includes:
- the betI gene encoding transcriptional regulator BetI yields the protein MPKVGMPDIRKPQLVQATMTVIDRVGLHSASIALISKEAGVSTGIINHYFGGKHGLLEETMREILRQLSVTITNALKELPVNAHQKRINAIINGNFEGYQAENKVAKTWLAFWSYSMHDAQLKRLQRVNEKRLISHLLIELKALLEPEQAELVAHGIASLIDGIWLRGTLNPEGIDANKARAIINDYLDKQLTFYALNVD from the coding sequence ATGCCCAAGGTTGGGATGCCAGATATCCGAAAACCACAGCTAGTACAAGCCACAATGACGGTGATCGATCGCGTCGGTTTGCACTCGGCCAGTATTGCTTTGATCAGTAAAGAAGCTGGCGTATCTACTGGAATTATCAACCACTATTTTGGTGGCAAGCATGGGCTACTTGAAGAGACGATGCGCGAGATCTTGCGCCAGTTGTCGGTAACCATCACCAATGCTCTGAAAGAGCTTCCCGTCAATGCTCATCAAAAAAGAATCAATGCCATCATCAACGGCAATTTCGAAGGCTACCAAGCGGAGAACAAGGTCGCGAAAACCTGGTTGGCGTTTTGGTCTTACTCAATGCATGACGCTCAGCTTAAAAGGCTGCAGCGAGTGAATGAGAAACGCCTTATTTCTCATTTGCTTATCGAGCTAAAAGCTCTTTTAGAGCCGGAGCAAGCTGAGTTGGTTGCTCACGGAATCGCATCCTTAATTGATGGTATTTGGTTGCGTGGGACGCTTAACCCCGAAGGTATTGATGCAAACAAAGCTCGTGCAATTATTAATGATTATCTCGATAAGCAGCTGACGTTCTACGCACTGAATGTCGATTAG
- the betB gene encoding betaine-aldehyde dehydrogenase, with amino-acid sequence MEMNSLYIDGQSVTATSGETFVSTNPANGEPIAIVGQASQSDLDKAVESAKRGFAVWSSMTAVERSRILMKAVEILRTRNDDLAKLEVADTGKPLQEAIEVDVASGADVIEYYAGLAPTLQGEQQPLSESQFFYTRREPLGVCAGIGAWNYPIQIAMWKSAPALAAGNAMVFKPSEETPLTALKLAEIFTEAGLPDGVFNVVQGDYRVGQMLTAHPDIAKVSFTGETGTGKAVMTDSAKTLKSVTMELGGKSPMIIFDDAKLDDAVSAAMVANFYTQGEVCTNGTRVYVHENIYQEFVDQLKARTEKLVVGDPMDIETQIGALISKQHLSKVLEAIEMAKQSGATLLTGGYQVTDNGLANGNFVVPTVFVDCDDDMPHVQQEIFGPVMSVLKFTDEDDVIRRANDTHYGLAAGVFTQNLARAHRVIHQMQAGICWVNTWGDSPAEMPVGGYKLSGIGRENGPETLLHYTQTKSILIELGDYASPYA; translated from the coding sequence ATGGAAATGAACTCTTTATACATAGATGGACAAAGCGTTACCGCGACCTCGGGGGAAACCTTTGTTAGCACTAACCCAGCTAATGGTGAGCCGATCGCGATTGTTGGCCAAGCATCTCAATCCGACCTCGATAAAGCTGTTGAATCGGCCAAGCGCGGCTTTGCTGTGTGGTCCTCAATGACCGCTGTGGAACGCAGTCGTATTTTGATGAAGGCGGTAGAAATACTTAGAACACGAAACGATGACTTAGCAAAGCTTGAGGTTGCAGATACTGGCAAGCCACTGCAGGAAGCGATTGAGGTGGACGTCGCCTCTGGTGCTGACGTGATCGAGTACTACGCGGGCCTTGCACCTACACTGCAAGGTGAGCAGCAACCGCTCAGCGAAAGTCAGTTTTTCTATACTCGTCGTGAGCCTTTGGGGGTCTGTGCCGGGATTGGTGCTTGGAATTACCCAATTCAGATTGCAATGTGGAAATCTGCACCCGCATTAGCCGCGGGGAATGCAATGGTGTTCAAGCCTTCAGAAGAGACCCCGCTTACGGCGCTAAAACTGGCGGAAATCTTTACCGAAGCGGGTCTGCCTGACGGTGTCTTTAACGTTGTTCAGGGTGATTACCGAGTCGGCCAAATGCTGACTGCTCATCCAGATATTGCCAAAGTCTCTTTCACCGGTGAAACCGGTACCGGTAAAGCGGTAATGACTGACAGCGCTAAGACCCTTAAGTCTGTCACCATGGAACTTGGCGGTAAGTCACCAATGATCATCTTTGATGATGCCAAGCTCGATGATGCAGTGTCTGCAGCCATGGTCGCTAACTTCTACACCCAAGGCGAAGTGTGTACTAACGGTACTCGTGTTTATGTTCATGAAAATATCTATCAAGAGTTTGTTGACCAACTTAAAGCGCGCACAGAAAAGCTCGTAGTCGGTGACCCAATGGACATCGAAACGCAAATTGGTGCGCTTATCTCCAAACAACACCTATCTAAAGTTCTTGAAGCGATTGAGATGGCTAAGCAGTCTGGCGCAACACTACTGACTGGCGGTTATCAAGTGACGGACAACGGCCTTGCCAATGGCAACTTTGTTGTTCCAACCGTATTTGTCGATTGCGACGACGACATGCCCCACGTGCAGCAAGAGATCTTCGGCCCAGTGATGTCGGTGCTCAAATTTACCGATGAAGATGATGTGATTCGCCGAGCGAACGATACCCATTACGGCTTGGCGGCGGGGGTCTTTACCCAAAACCTAGCGCGAGCTCACCGCGTTATTCATCAAATGCAGGCAGGGATTTGTTGGGTTAACACTTGGGGGGATTCACCAGCAGAGATGCCAGTCGGTGGTTACAAGCTTTCTGGTATTGGGCGCGAAAATGGCCCTGAAACCCTACTTCACTACACCCAAACCAAGAGCATTTTGATTGAGCTAGGTGACTACGCCAGCCCTTATGCATAA
- a CDS encoding beta-N-acetylhexosaminidase — MKKTILSLLISGSLVSPMALAMAPNSDLNLMPYPQKVELQAGQVKVDGDFKVYIKGFNSDRVEYTAKRFVDRLVRQTGIPILNWQVDSADQANLIIDIDAAPKSEIQNIDSVESYKITTQGEQITLSAPSPYGAIHGIETLLQLVETTATGYHIPAVTIVDEPRFRWRGVSYDTSRHFIEFDVLIRQLDAMASAKMNVFHWHFWDDQGIRIQTESWPRLWSETTDGDYYTKDQVRYLVEYARNLGIRVIPEVSLPGHSSAVAHAYPRLMSGGEGQSYDQERGWGVFEPLMDPLNPELYEMLGDVFDEVTELFPDEYFHIGGDEPNYSQWINSEKHQKFIQENGIDGERGLQSYLNVKVEKMLEERGKKMTGWDEIWHKDLPTSIVIQSWQGHDSIGRAAKEGYAGILSTGYYLDQPQPTSYHYRNDPMPTGITVDDKLHSGEKFVTYQWQKPRSKGSPRKGTLTIIEAKDGTFRAFSDYNGKSREEIYILDYVPGKTFVGHFDNFMSYTEFNLNLNPNGFSEGSYQLIGNVRWPTTGEVIASSDIEGSVIPEPNGGYPAELTDKEKDLILGGEITMWLENKDSLTVENYLWPRSYAIAERFWSDAELTDERSMYKRMKAMDTWSEISVGLRHHADADMLLKRIAKDQGIQDLRVLSKYTEPAQYYARNWEKWNSTEPKGILYSQYERLNRFVDALPVESYAVYEMQDLVNEVATGNQQALDQLAEHYQQAKSAALAAETIFASNVSSVETVVVAEKTVEVADLALTLIAKAKMGEQIRQADANAYQAILSDAAKIYDESIIAIVRPTERLMKHLTQ, encoded by the coding sequence ATGAAAAAAACTATATTGTCTCTATTAATTTCAGGTTCACTAGTATCCCCAATGGCGTTAGCAATGGCTCCGAATTCCGATCTTAATTTAATGCCGTACCCACAAAAGGTTGAACTACAAGCTGGCCAAGTAAAGGTAGACGGTGACTTCAAGGTTTACATCAAAGGCTTTAATTCTGATCGCGTTGAGTACACGGCAAAACGCTTTGTCGACCGTTTGGTACGCCAAACCGGTATTCCGATTCTGAATTGGCAGGTTGATAGTGCAGACCAAGCAAATCTGATCATTGATATCGACGCAGCTCCAAAGTCTGAAATTCAAAACATCGACTCTGTAGAGTCTTACAAGATCACCACTCAGGGTGAACAAATCACGCTGAGTGCCCCAAGTCCTTATGGGGCTATTCACGGTATCGAAACCCTTTTGCAGCTCGTTGAAACGACAGCGACTGGCTACCATATCCCTGCCGTTACGATTGTTGATGAACCTCGCTTTCGGTGGCGCGGTGTTTCTTACGATACGTCTCGTCACTTTATTGAATTTGATGTGTTGATTCGTCAGTTAGATGCGATGGCTTCTGCGAAAATGAACGTGTTCCATTGGCATTTCTGGGACGACCAAGGTATTCGCATTCAAACGGAATCTTGGCCGCGTCTATGGTCAGAAACCACCGATGGTGACTACTACACCAAAGACCAAGTTCGTTACTTAGTTGAGTATGCTCGTAACCTTGGCATTCGTGTGATTCCAGAAGTCTCACTGCCGGGACACTCATCTGCTGTGGCGCATGCTTACCCACGCTTAATGTCGGGTGGGGAAGGTCAAAGCTATGACCAAGAACGTGGCTGGGGCGTGTTTGAGCCATTGATGGACCCTCTAAACCCAGAGCTTTATGAAATGCTGGGTGATGTGTTTGATGAAGTGACCGAGTTGTTCCCAGATGAGTACTTCCACATTGGTGGCGATGAGCCGAATTACTCTCAATGGATTAACAGTGAAAAGCATCAGAAATTCATCCAAGAGAACGGCATTGATGGCGAGCGCGGTTTGCAGTCTTACCTCAACGTAAAAGTTGAGAAGATGCTGGAAGAGCGTGGCAAGAAGATGACGGGGTGGGATGAGATTTGGCATAAAGATCTGCCGACGTCTATCGTGATTCAAAGTTGGCAAGGTCACGACAGTATTGGCCGTGCGGCGAAAGAGGGCTACGCAGGCATTCTCTCTACCGGCTACTACTTAGACCAGCCTCAGCCAACAAGCTACCATTACCGCAATGACCCAATGCCAACGGGAATCACGGTTGATGATAAGCTTCACAGTGGCGAGAAATTCGTGACTTACCAATGGCAAAAGCCTCGTTCTAAAGGCAGTCCACGTAAGGGAACGCTTACTATCATTGAAGCTAAAGACGGTACTTTCCGTGCGTTCAGTGATTACAACGGCAAGTCTCGCGAAGAGATTTATATCCTCGATTATGTGCCGGGCAAAACCTTTGTCGGCCACTTCGATAACTTTATGTCGTACACGGAATTTAACCTGAACCTCAATCCAAATGGGTTCTCTGAGGGCAGCTACCAATTGATTGGTAACGTGCGCTGGCCAACGACAGGTGAAGTGATTGCAAGCAGTGATATCGAAGGCAGTGTAATCCCTGAGCCAAATGGTGGTTACCCTGCAGAGCTCACCGATAAAGAAAAAGATCTTATCTTAGGTGGCGAGATCACCATGTGGCTAGAGAATAAAGACAGCCTCACGGTAGAAAACTACCTATGGCCTCGTAGTTACGCGATTGCAGAACGTTTCTGGTCGGATGCTGAGTTGACTGATGAGCGCAGTATGTATAAACGTATGAAAGCGATGGACACATGGTCGGAAATCTCAGTAGGCCTGCGTCACCACGCGGATGCCGATATGTTGTTGAAGCGCATTGCCAAAGACCAAGGTATCCAAGACCTGCGTGTTCTTTCAAAGTACACCGAGCCAGCACAATATTATGCTCGCAACTGGGAGAAGTGGAACTCAACAGAGCCTAAGGGCATTTTGTACAGTCAATATGAACGCCTAAACCGCTTTGTTGATGCACTGCCAGTAGAAAGCTACGCGGTGTATGAGATGCAAGATTTGGTTAACGAAGTCGCGACAGGCAACCAACAGGCATTGGATCAACTTGCTGAGCATTATCAGCAAGCAAAGTCGGCTGCACTTGCCGCTGAAACTATCTTTGCTTCCAATGTCTCTTCGGTAGAGACTGTGGTGGTGGCAGAGAAAACCGTCGAAGTTGCCGATCTGGCGTTAACCTTGATTGCTAAAGCGAAAATGGGTGAGCAAATTCGACAAGCAGACGCCAACGCCTACCAAGCGATTCTATCTGATGCTGCAAAGATCTACGATGAATCGATCATCGCGATTGTTCGTCCAACAGAGCGATTGATGAAACACTTAACTCAGTAA
- a CDS encoding LruC domain-containing protein, producing the protein MRIWNPLVTAGCMIPSLALALTTSDFIFESGADSSNYSAKGKPNDTYSIADTLPHDTLDNVYSMLPEGAYVNSAFIAPERYSNIDIDDELGGEAFASAKVTFLNEGAGYRNALGYFVYDTNNPPASVDDITAHTIIFPNSSKAPDGEMIEGDTIDLDVELTAGQTLAFFVIPNGWGWSGSYNNIESLGSWGTPFYSYSELNPETTASLRRHNVAFIDTENEFFVLGFEDLHRTGGDHDFNDLLFTVEITPFTAVDGVNTDGSTDSKYEPLVQQDSDITITSVYPSGNEYATIAFEDRWPLMGDYDFNDVVWRYQITEQLNGQRELKNISFDYTLQAMGAGFSNGYGIHLPGVDPSNIANATLMRNGVAVTHSIVKQGTSDAVLIVSEDLKVDLQNLGELTESCTFYRTQVDCLGTQTVGALQYQLYVEFTTPVPRDIVGYPPYDSFIFAAKYMYHGDFTNEAPGFTWQTHLKQFAGTNDMNNAFFNTHDDKSDNIASFTTENNMPWAINIRDEWDHPIEYTDICEAYLTFDDWVEASGESHGEWYKTAVESTSVSATGE; encoded by the coding sequence ATGAGAATATGGAATCCACTGGTCACGGCAGGCTGTATGATCCCCAGCCTAGCGCTTGCACTTACCACGTCAGATTTTATTTTTGAGTCAGGCGCTGACAGCTCGAATTACTCCGCAAAAGGCAAACCGAATGACACCTATTCGATAGCCGATACACTACCCCATGACACTTTAGACAACGTTTATTCGATGCTGCCCGAAGGGGCTTATGTCAACAGTGCCTTCATCGCGCCAGAGCGTTACTCAAACATCGATATTGATGATGAGCTGGGTGGCGAAGCGTTTGCTTCTGCCAAGGTGACGTTTCTAAACGAAGGGGCAGGCTACCGCAATGCGTTAGGCTACTTTGTTTATGACACCAATAACCCGCCAGCGTCGGTCGATGACATTACTGCCCACACCATTATCTTTCCTAACAGCTCAAAAGCACCAGATGGTGAGATGATCGAAGGGGATACCATAGATTTAGACGTTGAACTGACGGCAGGCCAAACCTTAGCGTTCTTCGTGATCCCCAATGGATGGGGGTGGTCGGGTTCTTATAACAACATTGAATCACTGGGCAGCTGGGGAACGCCATTCTATAGCTACTCTGAACTCAATCCAGAAACGACAGCAAGCCTGCGAAGACATAATGTTGCCTTCATTGATACAGAGAATGAGTTCTTCGTCTTGGGTTTTGAAGATTTACACCGCACGGGGGGGGATCATGACTTCAACGACCTTCTATTTACCGTTGAAATTACACCGTTTACTGCGGTTGATGGGGTTAACACTGATGGTTCGACAGACTCAAAGTATGAGCCATTAGTGCAGCAAGACAGTGATATCACCATCACATCTGTTTATCCGAGTGGCAATGAGTATGCGACGATCGCGTTCGAGGATAGATGGCCATTGATGGGCGACTACGATTTCAATGACGTGGTTTGGCGTTACCAAATAACAGAACAGCTAAACGGCCAACGTGAGCTAAAAAACATCAGTTTTGATTACACCCTACAAGCGATGGGAGCTGGATTTTCAAACGGTTATGGTATTCATCTACCGGGTGTTGATCCAAGTAATATCGCTAACGCAACCCTGATGCGTAATGGTGTAGCAGTAACGCACTCGATTGTGAAACAAGGCACTAGCGATGCGGTGTTGATTGTCTCTGAAGACCTTAAAGTTGACCTTCAAAACCTAGGTGAACTTACTGAAAGTTGTACCTTCTATCGCACGCAAGTCGACTGTTTGGGGACGCAAACTGTTGGTGCACTGCAATACCAACTCTACGTCGAGTTCACCACTCCTGTACCGCGTGACATTGTTGGCTACCCTCCCTACGACTCGTTCATTTTTGCCGCTAAGTACATGTATCACGGCGACTTTACCAATGAAGCTCCTGGGTTCACTTGGCAGACTCATTTAAAACAGTTTGCGGGTACCAATGACATGAACAACGCTTTCTTCAATACTCACGATGACAAGTCGGACAATATTGCTTCATTTACTACCGAAAACAATATGCCTTGGGCGATCAACATTCGCGACGAATGGGATCACCCGATTGAATACACAGACATTTGTGAGGCTTACCTAACCTTTGATGATTGGGTGGAAGCGAGTGGTGAGAGCCATGGTGAGTGGTACAAAACCGCTGTAGAAAGTACCTCTGTATCAGCAACGGGCGAATAA